From the genome of Lutzomyia longipalpis isolate SR_M1_2022 chromosome 2, ASM2433408v1, one region includes:
- the LOC129790734 gene encoding uncharacterized protein LOC129790734: protein MDKNKLIELVQQHPALYDTTHQSYHDMSVKKQAWKSIARELDLPMEKIRRRWTSLRDSYRRTYAKHKGPKPENASDHIPLKCWVFGMKMSYLYPFLRMRRNQQDLDEETVDPLSDNEEAAMECIPVLSPSAFKEDSHTFPSTGIQHDFMESKNNDGIDDTGSVSSAEFPTLPENQETVVVSLLKHILKERQEIDDIGQFFECMATTVRTFPPQYRAQVKTKVFEIVNKTELEILSKPSSSRSFNS from the exons atggataaaaataaactaattgaACTTGTGCAACAACATCCAGCCCTTTACGATACAACGCATCAATCCTATCACGATATGAGTGTCAAGAAACAGGCGTGGAAGAGTATTGCACGTGAACTTGACCTTCCAA tGGAGAAAATTCGTAGAAGATGGACTAGTCTGAGGGATTCCTACAGACGTACTTACGCGAAGCATAAGGGCCCAAAACCAGAAAATGCATCTGACCACATTCCCCTCAAATGCTGGGTGTTTGGGATGAAAATGTCATACCTATATCCATTCTTGAGAATGAGACGTAATCAACAAGATCTGGATGAAGAAACCGTAGATCCATTATCAGACAACGAAGAGGCTGCTATGGAATGTATTCCTGTTCTATCGCCATCTGCCTTCAAGGAAGACTCTCACACCTTTCCATCAACTGGAATTCAACACGATTTCATGGAGAGTAAGAACAACGATGGAATTGACGACACAGGAAGTGTTTCTTCCGCAGAATTTCCAACATTGCCTGAGAATCAGGAGACAGTGGTTGTTTCCCTACTCAAGCATATCCTGAAGGAACGTCAAGAAATCGATGATATTGGGCAGTTTTTTGAGTGTATGGCCACAACTGTTCGTACCTTTCCTCCACAGTACAGGGCTCAGGTGAAAACAAAGGTGTTTGAGATTGTTAACAAAACGGAATTGGAGATTCTAAGTAAGCCATCTTCTTCAAGATCCTTTAATTCTTAG